Below is a genomic region from Brassica oleracea var. oleracea cultivar TO1000 chromosome C9, BOL, whole genome shotgun sequence.
AATAATTGCAGCAAAGAGGAATCCGAGCTGATGCGCTGTGCCATAAGTGCAAAGGAGTTGAGTCAGCAATGCATACCTTTTTTCGATGCCCTTTCGCACAAGAGGTATGGAACCTGATCCCCCTCAAACATGTAGTTCACCTAGCTACAGGAAGCAGCTTCAGAGACGCTATTGTGGCCTTCCGACAAGCAGTATGCCTTCCACCAACAGGAGTTTCAAACAACACCCTTCCATGGATCTGCTGGGCAATCTGGACAGCTCGAAACCTTGCAATCTTTGAGAACATAACCCTTTCATCAATGGAAGTAGCAACCAAAGGAATCAGGTTAGCTAGAGAATGGAATATGGCACAAGACAAAGAGAAAGCCACAAAGAATACTCTACCTCGCCTCCATAGACCTCCTCGTGCTTCGGTATCGCCAGCAGTGCTAACGATCGGCAAATCAGACGCGGCTTTTGACAATAGATCGCATCGAGCAGGACTCGCATGGAATTTCACAGATTCAGCAGGAACTGTGATCAACCAAGGTTCCAGGATCCAGGACTTCATCGGATCTCCGCTAATTGCTGAAGCCCTGGCCCTTCGCTCTGCAATCCTCTAAGCAGTGAACAGTGAGGTTACACACCTCAAAATGTTCTCTGACAACACAACGCTCGTTCGAGCCATCACCAACGACACGCAGGCCTCGAAAATCTTTGGTATCGTGAAGGATATCCAACAGATGACCTCTGCTTTCGTCGAGATATCGTTTTCTCATCTCCCTCGTTTACAAAACATTGATGCCGATCTTTTGGCAAAACAGACTCTGCGTTTATCTCTGTAATGGACCCGTTAACGGGCTGACTTGGGCATGAGGCCATTTCTTTATATTAATGAATCGTGTCACAAAAAAAAAAGCATACGATGGACGTGTGCCCATACCACAGCCTAGGAAATCCGATCTCTTGAAATAACGAGACTTGAGTATTCGAGCCACCAAGGAATCTGGATTACTCCATATTCTCCACGCTTGCTTAGCAAGAAGAGACTGATTAAACTTCTCCAAATCCTTGAAACCAAGGCCGCCGACCTCTTTATCTGTACATAGTTTATGCCACGCCACCCACGATATTTTCCTCTTGTTAGTCCCACTACTCCACCAGAACTCAATCATCGCACTTGTCAGCTTAGCACAAACCTCCTTAGGCAGTTTAAAACAAGACATAGCAAAAATTGGCAAGGCAAGGCCAACTGACTTGAGAAGGATCTCTTTACCTCCTTGCGATAAGGCTTTAGAGAACCAGCCATTGAGACGACCCTGGAGTTTCTCTCGAATGACACTCAGCAATTTCCTCTTGGATCCACTAAAACATTCCGGAAGACCAAGATACGTGTCTTCTCCTCCCGTCGTTGTAATACCCGTTATGTTCTGTATCGTCCCCTTCATACTCTCAGGAACCTTAGAGCCAAAGATAATAGATGACTTTTGGAAATTCACCATTTGGCCAGAAGCTTCCCCATATAACCTGATGCACCGCATTACTTCCTCAGCTTCTGTTGCAGTAGCATTGCATAGCAGCAGACTATCGTCTGCAAACAATAAGTGATGTACTGCAGGGCTTGAAGCCGCCAGTTTGATACCATGAAGCTGGCCTGAGACTTCTGAGTTGTTTAGTCTGCTGACTAACGCTTCAGCACATAGAATAAACAAGAAGGGTGACAGCGGATCGCCTTGCCGGATCCCACGTTCTGGCCTGATAAAACCGTGAGAATTTCCATTCAAGAGCACTGAGAATGTGACAGAACTAACACATGCCATTATCCACTTAATCCAGATGTGATCAAACCCCATCTTCTCCATCAAAACCTCCAAAAAATTCCACTCCACTCTGTCATAAGCTTTTGACATGTCAGTATTAATTGCCATACTCTCTGTTGCAATCTTCTCATTTGTACGCAGGCCATGGACTAACTCGTGGGCGATGATGATATTATCAGAGATGAGCCGACCAGCTACAAACGCCCCCTGTGTCTCAGAGATGATATCAGGAAGGATCAGTTTCAGGCGATTGCACAAGATTTTTGAGATGATCTTGTACTGAACTGAGCATAAACTTATCGGTCTCATGTCCTTCATCCTTTCCGGTTTTGATATCTTTGGGAGAAGACTTAGTTGAGTATGATTCCAACCTTCCGGTAAAATAGAAGTATGAAAGAAATGAGTTATTTCCTCCGAGAGACTGGGACCTATGATGTGCCAGAACTTCTGATAGAAAATACCCGTGAGCCAAGCATCTCCTGGTGCACTGCTGCCTTTGACGCAAAATGCTGCTTCTTTGATCTCATCTGTCGAAACTGGAGAAGTAAGACGCGCGTTCATATCTGCAGTCACTCTGCTAGAGAACCCTTGGAATAAAGTTTCCAAATCAAAGGGGTTGGAACTTGTGAAAAGGTCCCTAAAAAACTCTACGGCCAAGTTGCTTTTGAGCCCTCAGAGAAGAGTTCCTGGTTATCATCATCCAACAGCATCAGCACCATGTTCTGGATTCTACGGCCTCTAACACAATTATGAAAATAGCTAGTATTCCGATCCCCAGCCTTGAGCCATTCCTCTCTACACTTCTGTCTCCAGAACAACTCCTTCTCTCGCAGAGCTACTGCTAGCTCCTGTTTGAGTCTCTGCATCAACCGGAATGCTGGAAAAGTTTTAGCCACTTCTTTCTCTAAAGCAGCTCTCAAACGTAAGATCTTGTCCTTGGAGTTTAGGTTGGCCCTTTTCTTCCACTCCATTATCTTCCTGTGACATCTCTTTATACGATCCATCGTACTACAATGATCATTCCCATCTCCATCCCAACTTCTTCGAACAAGATCCTCAAAGCCTTCCCTCGACAGCATTCTCTTGTCAAAAAAAAACCGCCCTTTACTAGGTTCGTCCCTCTCCAATGAGAAACATATACGAATTGGTCTATGATCTGAGGCCCAAAGATCAAGATACTCCATATTAGACCTAGGAAATAAGGAGAACCATTCACTATTGCCAAAACTTCTGTCAAGGCGACACTGGACCCACACCTTCTCACGCCAACCGCCCCAAGACAGACTAATACTCGTATGCTTTAATTCTTTGAGTTTACAGTTTTGGACCATGTCTCTAAAGTCCCAAAACGTAGACTCTTCACGTATTGCTCCACCACTCTTCTCGTCATTAGATAACAGCTCGTTGAAGTTTCCAGCTAACAACCAAGCTTCATCTCTCAGCAAGCCAATTTGTGTTAATCATGCAAATATAGGTTCATGTTGGATATATTTAGCTAATTGTCTCTAAATTTATAGCCGTAGATAGAAAATAATTTTAAGACATTTCGTACATACGAATCAATCACTATCATTATCTCTGCTTTTTTGATGAAAAGTGAAGCCATCATTTTCATGCATAACGTCTTCTGCTCTAAATGTTCGTTTTTAATTTAAAATTTACACTGGCCTTATTATTCAAAACCCCACCATACCAAAATTGATTTTACGTTTGTAATTTGACTAGATTGGTATGGTAGAAATTCTTTTATCAACGAAAACAAATATTGAAAGTAGTGAAATTTTGATGACAACTCATATTTTGTTTGTGAATAAAATATTTTAAGCTCTGCACACAAAAACAGTAAAGCAATTTTTATTGATTTACTGGGTCACAACGGACCAGCCCAGTTGGCCAACTAGCCTCATTGAAGGAGGAGGTGGGGATCGAACCCCATATGCCAGGAGGCGTGGTATGTAAGGAACTGCACTACAAGGCTCTCGGAAACTTAAGCATAATGTGAAAATGCTCTAGCACTGCTGCATAAGAGTAGCCTGTCTACCAATTTCACCATAGCTGCAACTTATTTGTTTAATTATTTTAAATTAATTGTTAGTCCAGAATAAGTTCTATCGCTGAGGGGATAGTACCAAAAACAAAGTTAAATAGTAGAATAGATGAAACAACACTAATAATGTCTCAAAATACCGCTTTGATCAAAGCATTCACTCCAACAAAGCCCAGCAAAACTCTCAAAGAAGCGTCAAGAGTATCATATAATAAAAGAAGAGTCTAAGGGGAATTTAAAGTTTTGTTGTTCATAAGCAAAGAAAATTTAAAAGAGGTGGGCTGCATGTTTCCTTTAGCAGAAGAACATGGAGCTTGCAACATACGAGTTCAACATTGGCATGGGTGGCACAGGGGCTTCTCCAGATCTCGTGATCCCATCATGGATCGATGATCTCTCAGACAGAGACATATCCTCAGATTTCATCACAGTTCCCATCTGTGCAGCCGCCAAATGAGCATAACAAATAGGTGCAACTGCAACAACAACAAAAAAACAATAACGAAACTTGAGATATTTGCACATATTGCAACCATCATGCATTAAGATTATTGCACATAGTGAAACAGCGAAGTCAGTAGTAATCCACCATATGTTAAGAAGAAAACAATATTAGTCAAAACAACAAGTAACGTTAAAAAGATGTGAGAATTTACCGACAGAGATGGCAGTGGTGCTCCTCTGGTAGCTACAATTACCAAAGCAGACAAGTTTAGTAGACATTACATAAACAAATGTTTCACATAAAGAACACAAAAAGTGATGTAATCCTTACACATATGATAGAGAATGAACAAGTTCTTGGAGGTCATCTGTCGAAAATCTAATCTCATCATAAAGCACATGGTAATGTGTTGGCCTGGTAGTTCCCTAAAACATCAAAATCAATAGAATTTTTTTCATTTCATTCATAATGGATTTGAGCAGAAGACTTCCACTACAAGGAACTATTTACTTACAATCAATCCAGCATGGGCACAGAGATAGAAGTCATTGTTGTGTGGGTGACAGATCCTGCTGTCAACTATTGTTCCTGCAACATGTTTCAACTCATTTTAAACCACAATGGCCAAAAGAAAATCATGCTCAGGTCAAATGTATTCTTACCTGGAAGAACATTTTCAGTGCCTCTATCTTGGAAGAACTTGGTGTGATGGTTCTTCTGGGCAATGATCACTGTGAACTTTGGTTCCCAATTTTCTTCAACAAACTTGCATGCCTAATAATGTAACCCCAAGAAAATAAATCAAGTCCATAAAATGTCGACCATACACTAAATAAACAAACCATAATCCATACCTGCATAATCTGATCCAATTCAATGTTGAGAACTTGATTGAACTGTGAATCACTCACACCATCCCTACATGTAACATTAATAACCAAAAGTTAACCAAAATGTATTATACTACTTTCACATGATACCTTAATAAATGTCATTATACCTGAAAATGATAATGTGTTCAGGTCTCCTCTTCCCCGAGCTTGTGTAAAAGTCGAACAAGAGCTCCCTGAAAAGCGCATAAAGTTTCTCATTAATATGACAAAAGCCTCTGCCACAAGCTATGAACACAGCACAAAGAGTAGTCAAACCAGAAAATTCCTTCATCTACTAGTTTTCCCTTTTCGTTGGGGACAAGTTTGAAGAGATTATCAATCATTTCCGTTTTCCGAGATTGTGTGCGCACACATGCCCTATATTTTGAGATGAGTGGCCATTCTCTGGATCCCACAACCTATGGTTTCAAAACAAAAACATCAAGTTACCAGAAATAGATAAGAGTTAGACTTAAACTCTCTATATATGGATAACATCATAAGAAACGAGAAACAGTGTTACCGCAGCAATTGATGGTATGTCAGACTGGTTAGGAGAACCATGGGATACATCCATCCCAACAATGAAAGTAGGAACTTGCGTTACTAAAGGTATCATTGCTCGTGAGAGTTCCATAGCTAACAGGGAGTTCAGTCCACCAAGCTGCGCATATACGAAATAGACTTTGTAAAGTCTTTATAACCAATCTTGAAATTTTAAATGACTGAAACTTCAATGTTCAGTAACCACCTTGGCATTTATCTTGAGAAGAACATTGGTGATATACTGATCCCTTACGTTTTTTGGAGGAGCAATACACTGAGTAACAATTCCATGTTCAATAAGATTCTTCTTCTTCCAAGGCCCTGGAACATTCAGAGACAAGTTTCACATGTACATTCATTAGTTTATTGAAAAAAAAAAAGAGAGACCATATTCAAGAATAGTAGAATACAGTTACCATAAACAAGAGAGTTTTTCTTTTCGGCAAGAATGCAAAGAATGAATTTTGGCTTTCCTTCTTTTCTGAGTTCAGATTGGATCTGCTCAAACATCTTTTCTACTCTGATATTGGGTGGTGCACCCCTATAATTAGGATCTTCTTGAAATACGACTTTGTATGGAGGTTCTACCTTCTGAAAGAAAAAAAAACAAATAATAAGGGAAGGATGATAAAGAGTAGTGCATATGATTGAGTTTCTGAATAGTCAAGTAATGATTCAAAAGAAAGCCTACCATTCCTTTCATCTGTCCACATCTAATCAAGTCAGAAATTAGCCTATCTGTATCACATCCAGCAGAGAAGTTCACAACAACCCATCTAGTAACCGTGACTGGCTCAACAAGTTTCTGAAAAAAGAAATACAATTAGTATCATAGCTTGAAATAGTAATCAGAAAATATGAATTATCTATGCACCTTTTTATTGAAGTTCCAACGCCCATTGCGAGGTTGAAACTCCTCTCCATTGCCTATTCTCAGCTGTTTGAAAACAAGATCAAATAATTAACATTTAACATTCAAGATTCAAAAGGAAATGATACTTGCAAGAGAAGCAAGGTAAGCCATACCCTTGGTGCTGGTAAAACCCGACCCTCAACTTGGATGAAGCTAGAGCCAATGCTGACACCACTTTCTTGCAACACAAGGTCAGCATTATAGTTGCTCTTCCTCATGCTCTTCAAGATGAATAACATAAACCAAATTAAATTAGACAGAAAAATTCAAAGTCTCATGGATAATGGAAAAAATAAGACCTACATTGGTTAGTGAAGCCATTCTTTCAGGTGGACTCTGCCTAGAATTTTCTACCAGAGAAGCCTTCTGAAAACTACTAAGCGATTTTGTGTAACGCTGTAGACTCACAAGTTCACAGTGCTAAAAATATTTTTTTTTTAAAACAAAAAGCATAAGACTGACTGTGCATGAAAATTTCATGAGTACAAAAAGAAGAAAACAACAATGCACTAAAGTTACCTCAATGGGGATGTAATTTGGGCGATTTGGCTTACCAACATTGATGCAAGGAAAGTCACCTGAATATCGCAGTTTGAGACCGCGAATCTCGGTGAAGTACTTGTACACGGTAATCTGAGCTTCCCCCATCTCGTTTTTAGAATTCATAGTAAACCTATATCAATTAAAGAAAGATATGTTGGAAAGAACTCAAAGAGATGTAAACATGTAATAAAAAACATCAAATCACTACACACATTTGATCTTTGCAGCGTTCTTCACTTAGTCCAGTTATCTTGCATTCTCTATTTGAGGGGACAACCTTAACTCTAAGATTTTTGAGAGCACGCCTAGCCTGATGAGATAAAACCAGATAATTAAGTACACTTCCCAAAGATAGTAAAACGTCTGTGATATTATGCAGCACAAATAAGATGGTGTACCTTATTCCAGTCAAGATACTTTGGGTCATTCACATTCTGATTTGCAAGAAGAAAATCAATAACAGGGCCTGGTTGTACTACCATTGTAGTTGAAGTGTCTAAAGAAAAGAAAAATCGAAAAAAACAGGTGTTAATTAATAGCCAAAATGTTACAAAGAAGAGTCTAATTACACATTGTTTAAAAAACGAATTACCGATGTTCAAGGATAAGCCTCTTTGAGTAGTTTTGAAGCTTGTGTGGAACCCTCTAGCACCAAATACACCTCCACCAATGTTTATATAGTTCCGAGCATCGCTATGAAAAAATGATTGGCGAACAAGTAGGCAACCTCTGCAGAGAGAAGTTAGAACATGTATAAAAGACCACAGAGAATGAATGTTTCTGAAAGACATTCCACAAATCAGCTTACTGCCTAGCTGCATTCTGACGCAAAATGACATCCAACACTCTTGTAGCATCTTGAAGATTATCTGTTTCCTTTCCTCGAATAGCGCTTGCAATAGCTTGCATGGGGATCCTTGCAGCATAGCTTATCTCAACCATGAACTTCTTGGATCGGTGTGGCAGCCTTGATCTTTTCCTGTCCGCATCATTTGTTTCATTTGGGCTAGCATTTCCAGTGTTGTTTCTGTAGATAAAGAGAATATTATCAACTCATCTTAAACTTGATAACAACATGGTAAATATGTTTTAAAACCAAACTGGACCTGCTAGAAGGTGTGTTTTCAAGAACGACTAAGAAATCCATTTTGTTGCTAGGAAGAACACCAATGGTGAACAGATTCTTCTGGCCATCATAAGCAAAGTATTTGGATCCTAAATCTGTTCGATACGTTTCCTGAACCTTTTCAAGAATCTTCCTAAAAACACCTTTAGCCTCCATTGGACTCCCATCTTCATATGTAATAGTAACCTGTATCCAAGGATCATACCAAGCAAGTACTTTAAAGCAAAGAACATTTATAAGCAGAAAAAAACAGTGATACAATAGAATACTAGAGGAAAACGTGCACATACACTGTAACGATAGAAGTGGCCATTTGCGTTGTTGAAGTTGACTCTGAAGTGATTGGTAAGAAGAGGTGTCCTCACTCCTTCGGACCCGATGCCACGCCGAGCCATTGGAAGAAGGGTGGTCTTTTTGATAGGCTCTCGTTCAGGCACAAGGTTTGGTGGAACTACCGGTGGGGGAGGTGGTAGCCGTTTTGCTTCATGAGAATCCATATCTGCAGGAAGACAATCAGAAGTTCAGAAGAAATGACGACAGAATCAAAGTACATTTTTTATGGTAATGGTAAAAGCATGAACACAACATGTACTTTTAGGAGTTCGGTATCAGCTCAGCTGTTCAGGTTCGGTTCAGATTTATATTCATATTCATGTTTTAGATTTTCAATGATTATAAATTTAAGCCTTTTTAGGTATCTACAGTATAACCTCTTTAAATTAATACTCTATAAATTAATATACACTAAAAATCTCTATAAAATAATATAATTTTATAAATTGAACTTTTGGTTCAATTAGTATATCAATAAATTAATATCTCTATAAATTAATAAAAAAATTATAGTTTTGGTATAGTCCCAACATTATTAATTTATAGAGTTTTCACTATACGTTAATTCGGGTTCGGTTTGTATTCATTCTAACTTTTGCGTGTTTGGTTCAGGTTCAGGTATCCATTAAAATCATGTAACTAAAAACAAATCAAATGTACTTCGAATCTTTAAAATCCAAAAATAAAGTAATATACAACAAGTAAGTTTGTATATGTATTACTAAATACCTAAATTGACATGAAAATTGGTTTGATTTGGATATTTCACCGGAGAGCTCTCCGGTAGGTATTTAGAGTGTTTTAAGTATTTTTTTTTATTTTTGAATATTTATTGTTGGCTATTTTGAATAATTTTGGATATTTTCCAGATTTGTTGGATAACTCCAAGTATTTTAGATATTTTGAATATTTATGCATATTAGATTTAAAATAATTAATATATTTAAGCATGTATATTTTTGGATGTCAAATATTTTGGTTCGGATCGGATTTTGTTATGTTTCTTTAGATATTAGAATTTTGGATTCATTCTGAACATTATACCATTTTGGTTTGCTATAAATTTTTTAGATTGAATTCCGTTAAATTCTTCAGATATAGATATTTTACCACTCTAATAACATACTTTCTCTGTTTCACAAATATAGATTTTTTAGTGATTTCACACCTATTAAAAAAATATATTAAATCACTATAATACATATATCGTTTTTTTAATTTTTAATTTTTAATAATTTTTAATCAATAATAATTCAATAAAGTCAATTAATTTTTTTGAATATCACAATTTTTCATAGAAAATACAAAAAAAAATTATCTTTGTGAAACAATTTTTTTTTCTAAAACCTAACGGAGGGAGTATGTCATTCCCATAAGCCAGACAATTTGTTCAGACAAATTTTACTTTCCTAGAACTAAACCTCTTTTTTCTTGGAAAATTTAAATATTTTTTTGTTATCATTTAAATATTTTTTTATAATTGAAAAAAAAAACACGCCAACATTAATTTATTTATGCAT
It encodes:
- the LOC106316685 gene encoding protein argonaute 9-like; translation: MDSHEAKRLPPPPPVVPPNLVPEREPIKKTTLLPMARRGIGSEGVRTPLLTNHFRVNFNNANGHFYRYSVTITYEDGSPMEAKGVFRKILEKVQETYRTDLGSKYFAYDGQKNLFTIGVLPSNKMDFLVVLENTPSSRNNTGNASPNETNDADRKRSRLPHRSKKFMVEISYAARIPMQAIASAIRGKETDNLQDATRVLDVILRQNAARQGCLLVRQSFFHSDARNYINIGGGVFGARGFHTSFKTTQRGLSLNIDTSTTMVVQPGPVIDFLLANQNVNDPKYLDWNKARRALKNLRVKVVPSNRECKITGLSEERCKDQMFTMNSKNEMGEAQITVYKYFTEIRGLKLRYSGDFPCINVGKPNRPNYIPIEHCELVSLQRYTKSLSSFQKASLVENSRQSPPERMASLTNSMRKSNYNADLVLQESGVSIGSSFIQVEGRVLPAPRLRIGNGEEFQPRNGRWNFNKKKLVEPVTVTRWVVVNFSAGCDTDRLISDLIRCGQMKGMKVEPPYKVVFQEDPNYRGAPPNIRVEKMFEQIQSELRKEGKPKFILCILAEKKNSLVYGPWKKKNLIEHGIVTQCIAPPKNVRDQYITNVLLKINAKLGGLNSLLAMELSRAMIPLVTQVPTFIVGMDVSHGSPNQSDIPSIAAVVGSREWPLISKYRACVRTQSRKTEMIDNLFKLVPNEKGKLVDEGIFWELLFDFYTSSGKRRPEHIIIFRDGVSDSQFNQVLNIELDQIMQACKFVEENWEPKFTVIIAQKNHHTKFFQDRGTENVLPGTIVDSRICHPHNNDFYLCAHAGLIGTTRPTHYHVLYDEIRFSTDDLQELVHSLSYVYQRSTTAISVVAPICYAHLAAAQMGTVMKSEDMSLSERSSIHDGITRSGEAPVPPMPMLNSYVASSMFFC